From a single Bryobacter aggregatus MPL3 genomic region:
- the tgt gene encoding tRNA guanosine(34) transglycosylase Tgt has protein sequence MTPFQFDLEAVCPETGARAGTLHTPHGDIPTPIFMPVGTQATVKGVMPRDLETEVDAPIILSNTYHLYLRPGHKTVQALGGLHRFMNWNRPILTDSGGFQVFSLSELRKVRESGVEFRSHLNGDRHTFTPESTVDVQLALGSDIMMVLDECTEYPATYERARQSMELTSRWARRAFDHYRGPRADCVEKHALFPIVQGGMYADLRCASAESLLELDAYGYAIGGLSVGEPRPESLAMTELVAPLLPANKPRYVMGVGLPEELSEYVARGVDMMDCVMPSRNARNGCLFTSQGRIVIKNARFSDDPSPLDPNCGCYCCRNFSKSYLRHLFLAQEILFSTLATIHNLRYYLDIMRAMRSSILNGRFPQFLAETRANATPEAKED, from the coding sequence TTGACCCCCTTTCAGTTCGATTTGGAAGCCGTGTGCCCGGAAACAGGCGCGCGAGCTGGCACGCTCCACACGCCGCACGGCGACATCCCGACGCCCATCTTCATGCCCGTCGGCACGCAGGCCACCGTCAAAGGCGTCATGCCGCGCGATCTCGAAACCGAAGTCGATGCGCCGATCATTCTTTCGAACACCTACCACCTCTATCTGCGCCCCGGCCACAAGACCGTGCAGGCTCTCGGCGGCCTCCATCGCTTCATGAACTGGAATCGCCCGATCCTCACCGATAGCGGCGGCTTCCAGGTCTTCTCGCTCAGCGAGTTGCGCAAGGTGCGCGAAAGCGGCGTCGAATTCCGCAGCCACCTCAACGGCGACCGCCACACCTTCACCCCCGAAAGCACCGTTGACGTCCAACTCGCCCTCGGTAGCGACATTATGATGGTGCTCGACGAATGCACTGAATACCCGGCGACGTACGAGCGTGCCAGGCAAAGCATGGAGCTTACGAGCCGCTGGGCCCGGCGTGCGTTTGATCACTATCGCGGCCCGCGTGCTGATTGTGTCGAGAAGCACGCCTTGTTCCCCATCGTCCAAGGCGGCATGTATGCCGATCTGCGCTGCGCCTCTGCCGAATCCCTGCTCGAGCTCGACGCCTACGGTTACGCGATTGGCGGCCTCAGCGTCGGCGAACCCCGTCCCGAAAGTCTCGCGATGACCGAACTGGTCGCCCCGCTCCTGCCGGCCAACAAGCCGCGCTACGTCATGGGCGTCGGTCTTCCCGAAGAGCTTTCGGAATACGTGGCCCGTGGCGTCGACATGATGGATTGCGTCATGCCCAGCCGCAACGCCCGCAACGGCTGTCTCTTCACCAGCCAGGGCCGCATCGTCATCAAGAACGCGCGATTCAGCGACGACCCCTCGCCGCTCGACCCCAACTGCGGCTGCTACTGCTGCCGCAACTTCTCAAAATCCTATCTTCGCCATCTCTTCTTGGCCCAGGAGATACTTTTTTCGACTTTGGCCACAATTCACAACCTTCGGTACTACCTTGACATCATGCGCGCCATGCGGAGTAGTATTCTGAATGGGAGATTTCCACAGTTTCTTGCGGAGACGCGCGCAAATGCGACTCCCGAAGCGAAGGAAGACTAG
- a CDS encoding SRPBCC family protein, whose protein sequence is MPIPPIGRVPFLVAGLLLFGLKQFLDRSITARFGHIWTPELYWSPIGVPVYSVHGMDRDFVLALAYVAVPFALLGVWLTTCRLKKLELPWWSSLLFFVPVLNLFFFAFLVITNQPSAPADHSLAWDWWPRAEGGSFALASTLSALLATLTVGIAVKMASAYGWGLFFGVPFAIALLTTLLHSMREERSFGSCVAASLIALVICAALMLSVAIEGVVCLVMCLPLAIPLLLLGVAVGRTITKPSPHLRHGVPVIFLAAAIFPAIAANPGGIAKEENVFAVITAVEVDAPPEKVWENVIRFPELPPPQEWIFGVGISYPMRARIEGEGVGAVRFCEFSTGPFVEPITKWDAPRLLAFTVSSSPSPMRELSPYEIHPPHLDGFLRSHRGQFRLEPLDGGKRTRLEGTTWYSLRLYPAGYWRLWSDWILHTIHQRVLDHIRRVSANAGAP, encoded by the coding sequence TTGCCCATTCCACCCATTGGACGAGTTCCGTTTTTGGTTGCCGGGCTGCTGCTGTTTGGCCTGAAGCAGTTTCTGGATCGCTCGATCACAGCACGCTTCGGTCACATCTGGACGCCGGAGCTGTATTGGTCGCCGATTGGAGTGCCTGTTTATTCGGTGCACGGGATGGATCGCGACTTTGTGCTGGCGCTGGCTTATGTCGCGGTTCCATTTGCGCTCCTTGGGGTTTGGCTGACGACGTGCCGCTTAAAGAAGCTGGAGCTACCGTGGTGGAGCTCCCTGTTGTTCTTTGTGCCGGTATTGAACTTATTTTTCTTCGCGTTTCTTGTGATTACCAATCAGCCCTCAGCGCCTGCAGATCATTCGCTTGCCTGGGATTGGTGGCCGCGTGCAGAGGGTGGGTCCTTTGCGCTCGCCTCGACGCTATCTGCGTTGCTGGCTACGCTTACGGTTGGCATTGCTGTGAAAATGGCGTCCGCTTATGGATGGGGGCTTTTCTTTGGAGTGCCGTTTGCGATCGCGCTCCTGACCACGCTTCTGCACTCGATGCGGGAGGAGCGATCCTTTGGCAGTTGCGTTGCCGCAAGCCTGATCGCGCTGGTGATTTGCGCCGCGCTGATGCTGAGCGTTGCGATTGAGGGAGTGGTTTGCCTGGTCATGTGTCTGCCGCTTGCGATTCCGTTGCTTCTGCTGGGGGTTGCCGTTGGCCGGACCATCACGAAGCCTTCGCCGCACCTGCGCCATGGAGTGCCGGTCATCTTTCTCGCTGCTGCGATTTTTCCGGCAATTGCGGCGAACCCAGGCGGGATCGCAAAAGAAGAAAACGTATTTGCGGTGATTACCGCGGTGGAGGTGGACGCGCCGCCCGAAAAGGTTTGGGAGAACGTGATTCGCTTTCCGGAATTGCCACCGCCTCAAGAGTGGATCTTTGGGGTGGGCATCTCCTATCCGATGCGGGCGAGGATCGAAGGTGAGGGCGTGGGCGCCGTGCGCTTTTGCGAGTTTTCGACCGGTCCTTTTGTTGAACCCATTACGAAGTGGGATGCGCCGCGATTGCTCGCCTTTACTGTGAGTTCCAGTCCTTCACCGATGCGCGAATTGAGTCCTTATGAAATTCATCCGCCGCATCTCGATGGCTTTCTGCGCTCGCATCGTGGACAGTTCCGACTGGAGCCTCTCGATGGCGGCAAGCGCACGCGGCTGGAGGGGACCACCTGGTATTCGCTTCGGCTTTACCCCGCCGGGTATTGGCGCTTGTGGAGCGATTGGATTCTGCATACCATCCACCAGCGGGTGCTCGATCATATTCGGCGCGTTTCCGCAAACGCTGGTGCACCGTAA
- the cysS gene encoding cysteine--tRNA ligase, with the protein MALRLYNTLSLLTEEFQPADGKTVRMYSCGPTVYNFAHIGNLRTFTFNDTLRRWLQYRGFALHHVMNITDVEDKIIRKSMELGVPMGEYTQKYEKFFLEDMATLRLQQPEQIVRATEHIPEMVELIETLTSKGFTYESDGSVYYRISQFPEYGKLSHSDFSGIQAGARVDNDEYEKESARDFVLWKSRKGEEPAWEAPFGCGRPGWHIECSAMAMKYLGATLDIHTGGVDLAFPHHENEIAQSEGATGKPFARFWIHCEHLNVDMQKMSKSVGNIYTLRELMEMGHTPEALRFLLMSVPYRKKLNFTLESLKGAQTSIERLRNYELRLKTDHLAPGTNEQITELAAKALAKFEESMDDDLNTAEALAAVYEFVRETNSLMDQGAFLEGNRAAALDLLARFDSLFDVLQATRTEDGLDDAAIEALIAERTAAKKAKNFGRSDEIRSQLLEAGVTIEDTKDGVRWKRK; encoded by the coding sequence ATGGCCCTTCGTCTCTACAACACCCTTTCCCTGCTGACCGAGGAGTTTCAACCCGCCGACGGCAAGACTGTCCGCATGTACTCCTGTGGGCCCACCGTCTACAACTTTGCCCATATCGGCAATCTGCGCACCTTCACCTTCAACGACACGTTGCGGCGCTGGCTGCAGTATCGCGGCTTTGCCTTGCACCATGTGATGAACATCACCGATGTCGAAGACAAGATCATCCGCAAGTCGATGGAGCTGGGCGTGCCGATGGGCGAGTACACCCAGAAGTACGAGAAGTTCTTTCTCGAAGATATGGCGACATTGCGGTTGCAACAGCCCGAGCAGATTGTGCGCGCGACCGAACACATTCCGGAGATGGTGGAGCTGATCGAAACGCTGACCAGCAAGGGATTCACCTACGAATCCGACGGCAGCGTGTATTACCGCATCAGCCAGTTTCCCGAGTACGGCAAGCTTTCGCATAGCGATTTTTCGGGGATCCAGGCTGGGGCCCGCGTCGATAACGACGAGTACGAGAAGGAGAGCGCCCGCGACTTTGTGCTTTGGAAATCGCGCAAGGGCGAGGAGCCGGCCTGGGAGGCTCCGTTTGGCTGCGGCCGTCCGGGCTGGCACATTGAGTGCTCGGCGATGGCGATGAAGTATCTGGGCGCGACGCTCGACATTCATACCGGTGGCGTCGATCTCGCCTTTCCGCATCATGAGAATGAGATTGCACAGTCCGAAGGGGCGACCGGCAAGCCCTTTGCACGCTTCTGGATCCATTGCGAGCACCTGAATGTTGACATGCAGAAGATGTCGAAGAGCGTTGGCAACATCTATACGCTGCGCGAGCTGATGGAGATGGGCCATACGCCCGAGGCACTGCGCTTTTTGCTGATGAGCGTGCCTTATCGCAAGAAGCTGAACTTCACCCTCGAATCGTTGAAGGGCGCGCAGACCTCGATTGAACGCTTGCGCAATTACGAGTTGCGGCTGAAGACCGATCATCTTGCCCCGGGCACAAATGAGCAGATTACGGAGCTGGCCGCCAAGGCGCTAGCGAAATTTGAGGAGTCCATGGATGACGATCTCAATACCGCCGAAGCGCTGGCCGCCGTCTATGAGTTTGTGCGCGAGACAAATAGTCTGATGGACCAGGGCGCGTTTCTTGAAGGCAATCGCGCCGCGGCGCTCGATTTACTCGCGCGCTTCGATTCGTTGTTTGATGTGTTGCAGGCAACCCGCACAGAGGACGGCCTCGATGATGCAGCTATTGAAGCGCTGATTGCCGAGCGCACGGCAGCCAAAAAGGCGAAGAACTTTGGCCGCTCCGATGAGATTCGCAGCCAGCTTCTCGAGGCGGGCGTGACGATTGAAGACACCAAGGATGGGGTTCGTTGGAAGCGGAAATAA
- a CDS encoding trans-sulfuration enzyme family protein — MNLNSKAVHTGDRKRVPGQATPVATPIYASASFFYDSMESIDKVFAHEMHGYAYSRYDNPTNAALEELVTALEGAHGTLATASGMSALQIALTAALVDRKKHVLAANAIYGATVKLLQQVFEPFGTTNTLVDICDLDAVAAAIAAEKPGVILMESISNPLLRIGQIDKIAEMARAVGACLIVDNTFASPALLRPLELGAHISVHSATKYLSGHGDVVGGFVCSDAAHHEAVRGLSRIYGPILGPFECFLSMRGIKTYPLRIERQNQNAIGVAQHLSRHPKVAKVYFPGLPDHPDRATTARLFPAGKFGAMLSFEIAGAEKQDIFQFFDRLKMVVPATSLGDVHTMALYPDIASHRDIPPKQRARLGIHPNLVRVSVGIEDLADILADFDQALA, encoded by the coding sequence ATGAACCTCAATTCTAAAGCCGTCCATACCGGTGACCGCAAACGCGTTCCCGGACAAGCTACGCCCGTTGCGACGCCGATTTATGCGTCTGCCAGCTTCTTCTACGATTCGATGGAGTCCATCGATAAGGTGTTTGCCCACGAGATGCATGGCTATGCGTACTCGCGCTATGACAACCCCACCAATGCCGCGCTCGAAGAGTTGGTGACCGCACTCGAGGGAGCGCATGGGACGCTGGCGACCGCCTCGGGCATGAGTGCGCTGCAGATTGCGTTGACCGCTGCGCTGGTGGATCGCAAGAAGCATGTGCTTGCGGCAAACGCGATCTATGGCGCAACCGTGAAGCTGCTGCAGCAGGTGTTTGAGCCATTTGGCACGACCAATACGCTGGTGGATATCTGCGACCTTGATGCCGTTGCCGCGGCGATTGCCGCCGAGAAGCCGGGCGTGATTCTGATGGAGTCGATCTCGAATCCGCTGCTGCGCATTGGGCAGATTGACAAGATTGCCGAGATGGCGCGAGCCGTGGGCGCTTGTTTGATTGTCGACAACACCTTTGCCAGCCCGGCGCTGCTGCGGCCGCTCGAGTTGGGCGCGCATATTTCGGTGCATAGCGCGACGAAGTATCTGTCCGGCCATGGCGATGTGGTGGGCGGCTTTGTTTGCAGCGATGCAGCGCATCATGAAGCCGTGCGCGGGCTCTCGCGCATTTATGGCCCGATTTTGGGGCCGTTTGAGTGTTTTCTGAGCATGCGCGGCATCAAAACTTATCCCTTACGCATCGAGCGCCAGAATCAGAATGCAATTGGCGTCGCCCAGCACCTGAGCCGGCACCCGAAGGTGGCGAAGGTCTACTTCCCTGGCCTGCCCGATCATCCGGACCGGGCGACCACGGCGCGGCTCTTCCCAGCCGGGAAGTTTGGCGCGATGCTTTCGTTTGAGATCGCAGGCGCGGAGAAGCAGGATATCTTCCAGTTCTTTGACCGCTTGAAAATGGTGGTTCCGGCGACGAGCCTGGGCGACGTGCATACGATGGCGCTGTATCCTGATATCGCCTCGCACCGGGACATTCCGCCGAAGCAGCGGGCGCGGCTGGGCATCCATCCGAATCTGGTGCGCGTGTCAGTGGGGATTGAAGATCTTGCCGACATCCTCGCCGATTTTGATCAGGCACTCGCCTAG